The DNA segment CGCATTCGCAATCGGTTTGCCATGCTTGAACCAGTCGGGTTTACACGCATTGGAGGCGCCATGCGCCATGCAGCGCGGAAGCTACAGGAAGAAGAAACAGGGGTGCCGTATCAGCTCCTGATAACAATTACTGACGGCTTTTCTTACGATCATGGCTATGAAGGCGAGTATGGCGAAGAGGACACAAAAAAGGCTATCGAGGAAATTCGCTGCCAGGGGATT comes from the Pseudomonadota bacterium genome and includes:
- a CDS encoding VWA domain-containing protein, whose translation is RIRNRFAMLEPVGFTRIGGAMRHAARKLQEEETGVPYQLLITITDGFSYDHGYEGEYGEEDTKKAIEEIRCQGIGCLCITIGSNQQEEKLKNIFGKASTLAARDYDDFLHNIRPALLRAVAQTRAG